From a single Brassica napus cultivar Da-Ae chromosome C9, Da-Ae, whole genome shotgun sequence genomic region:
- the LOC106427250 gene encoding glutathione S-transferase T3-like — translation MDSYPYRQNPKFVDLLNSQQDIGFGSYEDSVELYSTQVPFLATQGTADSAFNGDTPAGHRERRTWTPADDVVLISSWLNTSKDPVVSTEQKSGAFWTRIAAYFAASHQDGGSEQRGASHCKHRWQKINDLVCKFCGAYEAARREKTSGQNENDVLKLAHQIFFNNHKKKFLLEHAWKELRHDQKWCELSSAKNEGTSKKRKAEDGGDSSTSQADSKKRPPGVKASKASGKKTFDPDKQVEEFERIWKIKQKEIDAKERLSKMSLLDSLIGKKEPLLEYEESLKKKLINDLF, via the coding sequence ATGGATTCCTATCCATATAGGCAGAATCCAAAGTTTGTTGACTTACTCAATAGTCAACAAGACATTGGATTTGGATCCTATGAAGATAGTGTAGAGCTATATTCAACCCAAGTTCCTTTTCTTGCCACTCAAGGTACCGCTGATTCAGCCTTCAACGGCGACACTCCTGCTGGCCATCGTGAACGAAGAACTTGGACACCAGCGGACGATGTGGTGCTGATCAGCTCGTGGTTAAACACGAGCAAAGATCCAGTTGTTAGCACCGAGCAAAAGTCAGGCGCTTTCTGGACAAGAATAGCAGCCTACTTTGCTGCAAGTCATCAAGATGGTGGCTCCGAACAGAGAGGGGCTAGTCATTGCAAGCACCGTTGGCAGAAGATAAATGATCTCGTTTGCAAATTCTGTGGAGCTTATGAAGCTGCAAGGAGAGAGAAGACATCAGGTCAAAACGAAAACGATGTGCTCAAACTTGCtcatcaaatatttttcaacaACCATAAGAAGAAATTCCTCCTTGAACACGCGTGGAAGGAACTGAGGCACGACCAGAAGTGGTGTGAGCTTTCATCTGCTAAGAATGAAGGAACCTCTAAAAAAAGAAAGGCTGAGGATGGTGGTGATTCTTCAACATCTCAAGCAGATTCTAAGAAGCGCCCACCAGGTGTTAAAGCCTCAAAGGCGAGTGGTAAGAAGACGTTTGATCCAGACAAGCAAGTAGAGGAGTTTGAGAGGATTTGGAAAATCAAGCAGAAGGAAATTGATGCTAAGGAACGCCTGTCTAAGATGAGCCTGCTTGATAGTCTTATTGGAAAAAAAGAACCTTTGCTTGAGTATGAAGAATCCCTTAAGAAAAAGCTAATCAATGACTTATTCTGA
- the LOC106409585 gene encoding probable long-chain-alcohol O-fatty-acyltransferase 5, whose product MDEELKSLIKVWISAIISISYCYYIPPRIKSGVPRLCSLCPVLALFLVLPLCFSSVHLSLITAFFLTWLANFKLILFSFDKGPLIPLPPSLSRFICFTCFPIKAQQNPKSQNHMPKLVFAIKVAIFGVLLHLYGYRKNLSPALLLAPYFVHLYLEIEIILSFIKNVVCIFLGCDLEPQSNKPYLATSLQDFWGRRWNLMVPAILRPAVYAPMRRVSERRMSSAWALFPGILAAFIVSGLVHELLFFYLTREMPTWEVTMFFVLHGVCTAVELAVKKKTTVIQRWQLSPVVSRLLTVGFVIVTGGWLFTPQLIRSGVIERFTNEALLVVDFISQKLFILLGIFITSIVVDFFKKKLFEFLAEILMNYG is encoded by the coding sequence ATGGATGAAGAACTCAAAAGCTTAATCAAAGTATGGATCTCCGCAATAATCTCCATATCGTATTGTTACTACATACCACCTAGAATCAAATCTGGTGTTCCACGGTTATGCTCTCTTTGTCCTGTCcttgctttgtttcttgttcttCCTCTGTGTTTCTCTTCTGTGCATCTATCTTTAATAACAGCCTTTTTTCTCACATGGCTCGCCAACTTCAAACTCATCCTCTTCTCCTTTGACAAAGGTCCTCTAATCCCACTTCCTCCAAGTCTCTCCCGTTTCATCTGCTTTACTTGCTTTCCAATCAAAGCTCagcaaaaccctaaatctcaaAACCACATGCCCAAACTTGTGTTTGCTATTAAAGTTGCCATATTTGGTGTGTTATTACATTTgtatggctacagaaagaatcTGTCTCCTGCTCTGCTACTGGCTCCCTATTTTGTGCACCTCTACTTAGAAATTGAGATTATTTTATCATTCATCAAAAATGTTGTTTGTATCTTTCTTGGCTGTGACCTCGAACCACAGTCCAATAAACCATACTTAGCCACATCTCTACAAGATTTCTGGGGTCGTCGGTGGAACCTCATGGTTCCAGCGATTCTCAGACCAGCCGTTTACGCCCCAATGCGGCGAGTGTCTGAACGCAGAATGAGCTCAGCTTGGGCTTTGTTTCCGGGGATTTTAGCGGCGTTCATCGTCTCAGGATTGGTTCATGAGCTGCTCTTCTTCTATTTAACACGTGAGATGCCAACATGGGAAGTTACAATGTTCTTCGTGTTACATGGCGTTTGCACTGCGGTGGAGTTGGccgtgaagaagaagacgacggtGATACAGCGGTGGCAGCTGAGTCCGGTTGTGTCGAGGCTGCTCACTGTCGGGTTCGTGATTGTGACGGGTGGGTGGTTATTTACACCTCAGCTTATAAGGAGCGGCGTGATAGAGAGATTCACCAATGAAGCTTTATTGGTTGTTGATTTTATTAGTCAgaagttatttattttgttgggGATATTTATAACTAGTATTGTCGTTGAtttctttaagaaaaaattatttgagtttttggcggagattttaatgaattatggataa
- the LOC125592678 gene encoding uncharacterized protein LOC125592678: MVSHIGRVMFRFIETDFNNEGSSNLDYVRIRILASTATPLRFQRQFQFGSQTVTLRFRYEKLRGFCNQCGLMTHSTSECPTEEDNNPHHGPEDDDDDADDDDPPPGFPEKDHNEPTFPHVQETQHNHDTGSASASKKKENRGTFLCYCNASFM; the protein is encoded by the coding sequence ATGGTCTCTCACATTGGTCGTGTTATGTTTCGATTCATTGAAACTGATTTCAATAATGAGGGCTCATCTAACCTTGATTATGTGCGGATCAGGATACTCGCTTCTACTGCAACTCCTCTGCGTTTTCAACGTCAATTTCAGTTTGGTAGTCAAACTGTTACTCTCCGGTTTCGATATGAAAAGCTACGAGGTTTCTGTAACCAGTGTGGACTAATGACCCACAGCACTTCAGAGTGTCCAACAGAGGAAGATAACAACCCACATCATGGtcctgaagatgatgatgacgatgcagatgatgatgatcctcCTCCAGGGTTCCCCGAGAAGGATCACAACGAACCGACGTTTCCACATGTGCAAGAGACGCAACACAATCATGACACCGGTTCAGCATCTgcatcaaaaaaaaaggaaaacagagGAACCTTCCTCTGCTACTGCAACGCGAGTTTCATGTAA
- the LOC106410870 gene encoding uncharacterized protein LOC106410870: MDAPPLSFVSKARTAFNSAAAKAERVFTDLKSDREEEQPSTRNENDSKEENEVKPQGWRTAHIRKKQEWQNKLKYLRIGRKEVVEDKDKAEDSTMLAPFYDQNSLILKAQEQEAKASDVGNLIQVLNAVDVNSIPRASVVKQLAIAIEAGKMAKTMKEFAASSGSSSPGRDRGGLSLSAVKSMVLGEKEDKIGFDSRDEEKLVSLINAMFNVDGNFLVRMIVSDLESPTNRASFAKDLHVAPPSSFVVKLAEVIGSFTTPSRMALFWCRVVDELRRFWNEKKHIPWIPLDENPDLKSCLLHQWLQVINCCLGRKARCIAASEALDAVMRQASPANEKSDISEAMGSPVSLLYAKSNTGELILRLGIHHQVENLTMLETGEPVYAPITQEGPLLTEDLIKETEELVLRTGSMGAGCSQLLSDMQAFKAANPGCILEDFVRWHSPPDWTGNDTSSGDDSSPLRGQLSIRMQKEGNLWRELWETAKPLPAVKQTPLYDEDFAVEGILNSLEDIPPVDFFGQLFVSLVALGFVMAEPVVATNDDLSKLFFECKDYVVATCQGDAWTDKLDDLCQVYETVETMLVRPEKVLRSMKQTEESPSGGNETKRRFRRLSFIFRGKEGNKNRVPSETEQKSTEPSPRQSFSSLFDGKSSLFAKKPPRPAENGTLV; this comes from the exons ATGGATGCGCCGCCGCTGTCTTTCGTCTCCAAAGCTAGAACCGCTTTCAATTCCGCCGCTGCTAAAGCGGAGCGCGTCTTCACTGATCTTAAATCCGATCGAG AGGAGGAGCAGCCATCGACGAGGAATGAGAATGACTCTAAG GAGGAGAATGAAGTGAAGCCTCAGGGATGGAGAACTGCACATATTAGGAAAAAGCAAGAGTGGCAGAATAAACTCAAATACTTGAGAATTGGAAGGAAAGAAGTCGTTGAAGATAAAGATAAGGCTGAGGATTCAACCATGCTTGCACCTTTCTATGACCAAAATTCGCTTATTCTTAAAGCGCAAGAGCAAGAAGCCAAG GCATCTGATGTTGGTAACTTGATACAAGTTCTAAATGCTGTTGATGTGAACAGCATTCCTCGGGCATCCGTTGTGAAGCAGCTGGCTATAGCCATCGA AGCGGGAAAAATGGCTAAGACTATGAAAGAGTTTGCTGCATCTTCTGGAAGTTCTTCACCAGGGAGGGATAGAGGGGGCTTGAGCCTCTCTGCAGTGAAATCGATGGTTCTTGGTGAAAAAGAGGATAAAATTGGTTTTGATTCAAGAGACGAGGAAAAACTTGTTTCTCTTATAAATGCCATGTTTAATGTTG ATGGTAACTTCCTCGTCAGAATGATTGTCTCTGATTTGGAGTCTCCTACCAACAGAGCATCTTTTGCCAAAGATCTTCATGTTGCTCCCCCTAGTAGCTTTGTTGTTAAGCTAGCTGAAGTTATTGGAAGTTTTACAACACCAAGCAGAATGGCTTTGTTCTGGTGCAGGGTTGTCGATGAA CTGAGGAGATTTTGGAATGAAAAGAAACACATACCATGGATACCCCTAGACGAGAATCCAGATTTGAAAAGTTGCCTACTTCACCAATGGTTACAAGTTATAAACTGCTGTCTTGGCAGGAAAGCACGTTGCATAGCTGCTTCTGAAGCATTAGATGCTGTTATGAGACAAGCCAGTCCAGCCAATGAAAAGTCAGATATTTCGGAAGCGATGGGTTCTCCGGTTTCTCTTTTGTATGCTAAAAGTAACACCGGAGAACTCATACTCCGCCTAGGCATCCACCACCAAGTTGAAAACTTGACAATGTTGGAAACTGGTGAACCTGTTTATGCCCCAATAACTCAG GAGGGTCCGTTGTTGACAGAAGATCTGATTAAAGAAACAGAGGAACTAGTATTGCGAACAGGGAG CATGGGGGCTGGGTGTTCTCAACTCTTGTCTGACATGCAGGCTTTCAAG GCAGCAAATCCTGGATGTATTTTGGAAGATTTTGTGAGATGGCACTCTCCTCCAGACTGGACGGGAAATGATACTTCTTCCGGAGATGACTCTTCTCCCCTACGAGGTCAATTAAGCATCCGGATGCAAAAAGAAG GTAATTTGTGGCGCGAGCTGTGGGAAACAGCTAAACCACTGCCTGCGGTTAAGCAAACACCTCTCTATGATGAAGATTTTGCTGT GGAAGGAATCTTGAATTCTTTGGAAGACATTCCGCCTGTTGATTTTTTCGGGCAGCTTTTTGTCTCTCTT GTTGCCCTGGGATTTGTAATGGCGGAGCCAGTAGTAGCCACAAACGATGACTTGTCAAAGCTTTTCTTCGAGTGCAAGGATTATGTAGTCGCGACCTGCCAGGGAGACGCATGGACGGATAAGCTTGATGATCTGTGCCAG GTCTATGAAACAGTGGAAACAATGTTAGTACGTCCAGAAAAAGTGTTGAGATCAATGAAGCAAACAGAGGAGTCGCCGTCAGGTGGGAACGAAACAAAACGGCGGTTCAGGCGGCTGAGCTTCATCTTCCGCGGTAAAGAAGGAAACAAGAACAGAGTTCCGTCAGAAACAGAACAGAAAAGTACGGAACCGAGCCCGCGCCAGTCTTTCTCGAGTCTTTTTGATGGAAAATCGTCTCTGTTTGCAAAGAAACCACCTAGACCTGCTGAAAATGGGACTCTTGTCTGA
- the LOC106400554 gene encoding putative nuclease HARBI1 yields the protein MASSSHNKFEDSTYEAFDQYFDHQFDEAFENLCNTFGDQTEEKKTRKKRVFIERNREEGHLRLWNDYFSDAPTYPKNLFRRRFRMNKPLFIHIVDRLSNEVQFFRQKKDGLGRLGLSTLQKCTAAIRVLAYGSALDAVDEYLRLGATTTRLCVENFVEAIIDLFGDQYLRRPTQDDLQRLLHIGELRGFPGMIGSIDCMHWEWKNCPTAWKGQYSRGSGKPTIFLEAVASYDLWIWHAFFGPPGTLNDINVLDRSPVFDDIINGQAPQVNFTANGRDYHLAYYLTDGIYPKWATFIQSIPIPQGPKEVLFAQRQEAARKDVERAFGVLQARFAIVKNPALCWDKVKIGKIMRACIILHNMIVENERDDYTQYDVSDFQQGEGSGSSHVDLTYSTDIPTNIANQMGVRTRIRDRQAHQQLKGDFVEHIWRKFGRDQDTN from the coding sequence ATGGCATCTTCCTCTCATAACAAGTTCGAAGACTCTACTTATGAAGCGttcgatcaatattttgatcatcaATTCGATGAAGCATTTGAGAATTTGTGCAATACTTTTGGTGATCAAACAGAAGAaaagaagacaagaaaaaaaagagtttttatcgaaagaaaccgTGAAGAAGGTCATCTCCgattatggaatgattattttagtGACGCTCCAACGTATCCAAAAAACCTATTCCGGCGACGATTTCGTATGAACAAACCATTGTTTATACATATTGTTGATCGTCTCTCAAATGAAGTTCAATTCTTTCGTCAGAAGAAGGACGGTCTCGGAAGGCTTGGTCTCTCTACACTTCAGAAGTGTACGGCAGCTATTCGTGTGTTGGCATATGGCTCTGCCCTTgatgcggtcgacgaatacctcagGCTCGGTGCAACCACTACTCGGTTATGTGTGGAAAATTTTGTGGAAGCAATAATAGATTTGTTCGGAGAtcagtacctaagaagaccaacacaagatgatcttcaacgtctacttcatATTGGAGAGCTTCGTGggtttcccgggatgataggaagcatcgattgtatgcattgggagtggaagaattgtcccaccgcttggaaagggcaatattctcgtggttctGGAAAACCGACTATCTTTTTAGAAgcggttgcttcatatgatctttggatatggcatgcgttttttggacctccaggtaccttaaatgatatcaatgttcttgatcgctcacctgtttttgatgacataataaatggtcaagctccgcaagtGAATTTCACGGCCAACGGAAGAGATtatcatttggcttactatctcaccgatggcatttatccgaaatgggcaacttttatccaatctattccaattCCACAAGGGCCTAAAGaagttttatttgctcaacgtcaagaagctgcccgaaaagatgtcgaacgtgctttcggagtcttgcaagctcgatttgcaaTTGTTAAAAATCCGGCACTTTGttgggataaagtcaagattggaaagattatgagagcatgtatcatactccataatatgatagtagaaaatGAACGAGATGACTACACTCAATACGATGTTTCTGATTTTCAACAAGGAGAAGGAagcggaagttcacatgtcgatctcacaTATTCAACAGAtatccctacaaatatcgccaatcagatgggtgttcgaacaagaattcgtgatagacaagcacatcaacaactgaaaggtGATTTCGTTGAACATATTtggcgtaaatttggacgtgatcaAGATACCAACTGA